aGATAATGTgaatgcttgtttgtgtgtctgtctgttacTTCCAGCGGTTGATTCTGCGTAACTGGATGTATGCCAGTGTTATACACACGAGTATAATGCCCAGCAGAGCCACCTGATTCTGCCAGAAGCCCCACACGCTGTAATCGATTCCCTGAGATCGCAGATACATCTCTCCTGTCAGTCTGATGGTTAGATACAGAGAATATCGATTGTACAATAATTTCTTGTACAAATCTTCCATGTAGTCAATATCAAAATGTTGTTAGTTTTGGACTGAGTATGCCATTTTTTACCCTATGACATTAACTTAcctaaagtaaaaaaagtgttttgtcaACTACATAAATCCTGTAGGTGTCTATCATGATAAGTCGACAATACAGTCGTAACATCTCGGTCTGCAGCGAGAGGTCATCGTCTGAACTTTCAATGAACTGTCACTCAACTTTTATTATCTTACCTCTATCAGATTTTCTGTTTATATGTGTAAAGGGCATTTGCAatagattttgttttttatggacatatatgttgttattatgGTGTGGTATAGACAGATTGTTAGCTATTCTAAGCAttatctttatattttctttgtaactggtgttagtttttttctgtttacataatacatttgtGGTTTTCAAATTGCATTTTAGATTATGTAATGCTTTATGATTGTATAATCAACTTACGTAGCATTGCCGCTGTAGAAGACTTGacctttcatttcatttatagtCACAGCCTACAAAAGAGTAACACAGAATTATGTGTTATGTCCTTATTGTATTTTGTAACTGGATTTCTCATTGCGTTGCAGTTTTATTTAGCTTGTTCTTACATCTAGTCCGTATTTAAAGATACTGGCCCACTTGAGCCAGGACAACCAGTTGAGCATGGAGTTGAGGTTCACGAGGAAGCCACCGAAAACCTGCAATGTAGAATGAGAGAGTCACTGGGATGGAGAAAAtgcagaagatattttttaatatctttGGATGTCTGGAATCTTACCATCATTAAGATAAAAGGAAGGGCAATGAGAACATTGGCGATGGAGAACGAGCTCACGCTGGCACTGACCAGAAAAGCCAGACTGACCCCTGCCAGACTAACCATAGACAATGTCAATGCGAAGCAGAGGAACGCAGTGAATGCCGGCTTTAACCctgtttacacacacatatacatacgtATACTTTACTGTGGTTGAGATTCTTATGGCATTTGTTTGACAATAAACACACATcccatgaaaataaaatatatacacactGCTTATAGTAATATGAATAGAAATTTCAAATTTATGAAACTTCATTTTCTTCAGTACAGTTCAATGTACATGGTAttgaatatatataatatataaaatatatttaatgatGTATAATACCATGCAGCCTACTGTATACTGTGTGTGttctctattttttatttattttatctttcATTTGGTAACTACTGCCTAAATTGATGTAAAGCAAAATGCTAAATGTattatgtgaaaaataaaataaaataaaaggataaaataaaataaaaataaaaaattaaaataaaataaaatatttcttgaCCATTCaaataatgcaaacaaaatTTCTTGATTAagaaaaatgtctgaaattattGTAACAGATAAAATGGATAGATTTAGTTGATACTCACAtactatataaatatgtatgaaaaatgtttaatctaagaTGTGTGCTCACCCATCATGTAGTATGCAATGCAAGCAAAGACAAAAACTGGTACGATGCGATTTGGTAACAAATCCACAAACACTTTGGACAGGAAATACACAGATGTACGGTAATATCCTCCAGAGTTCTCatgtctaaaacaaacaaaacatgacattCAATCATACATACAGAACATTGGTGCTTTAGTTAAAAGAAATacacaataaactgaaataattgCTTATAATCCAAAATGATATCACAAATGTCATAAATGATATTAATCTTAATTGATAATATCAGGCTCACACAAAGATCGCTCTTTCATTGATGAAGAGCTCCACTGCTGACAGGTTGCCAAACACCATATTGATGATGAGGAAAAAGAAAGCTCCAatcctacaaacacacacacacacacacacgcggctttggttgactatccccgtggggacagtccataggcataatgtttttatactgtacaaactgtatattctatcccctatccctaaccctatccctaaacctaaagatcatagaacactttttgcatttttagatttgtaaaaaatattgttctgtacaatttattagcttttttgcccttgtggacctcaattttggtccccacggtgacacgagtccccatgtgttggtgtgtattcaggtttaggtccccaccgggatatacaaacatgaacacacacacacacacacacacacacattaatgcCTGTGTGCTATGGGAATTATGTAGTGAATAAAAATCTTGACTACCTTTAaagtgatggatggatggatgtgacAGTACCTGTTCTGTAGGGCTTCAGGTAGAGTTTTGGGCATCTGGTAGTAGATGAGGCCGATCAGCAGAGCAAAGACAATGTTCATACCCAACTGAGCATACGAAGTCTGGGGATTCCTAATAATATTCAGCGCGGTCCTCCATCCCACCACCTTCAACtaaacacaaacgcacacatttAATAACATGCAAATGTTCGCATAATCCCACAAAATATGCAGACATCCATACACGCACAAAAGAGACATAAAACCATTTAACAGACATGGTTTATGGCTCACTGTTGTATAATATCTGTAATTCACTCATAACTGACCTGATAACAGCTATGGGACAAGGTTGAAGAGCAGGTCAAGTTAGCATAACGGTTTAACCATTTACTAGCACACACAGAACAACATGTGCTTCAAATACGTCTACTTATGACACGCACCTGGTAGAAGAAGGATGTGACATAGGATGATGCCTTTCTGTTGGTTTCAAATGAGGGAACCAAAGGGCCAGTGGTGGATTTCAATTCCTCAGCGACAGCATTACAGAACTGAGACTCTTTGTAAAGTTCAGCTAAAGACTTCTCTGAGAAAGAAGGAGATTGAGATCACAACTGTCACATCATTTGTAGTATACAAATCCTCAGATTAAAGATGCACAATGTATACTACTTCTACCTGTTGGCATGGAACAAGATGTTTCCCCGTTTGTTATGTCCAAAAAGAAATCTGCAGGATTGTTGAAAGCTTCACATGTATAACCTATCAAAAGAAACCCAAAGCATTTCAACACTGTGCTGTTGTTAAATAGGATTTGGACGTAACCAACACAAACCCATGACATGTGTATTTTACCCAGACTCTGGAAGTAGCCTATGGCTTTGCTTGAAGGGCCAGCGTAAACCATCTCGCCTTTATGAAGCAGTGTCAGATGATCAAAAAGCCTAAAAATGGAGTAACGTGGCTGGTGGATGGAGAAAATAATAGTTCTACCACCCCGTGACAACCTGCAAGACCATAAAATGACATCACAATAAATATCACATGTTCTTCTGTGTATGTAAAAGTTTTGTAGGCTTTACATGTGtgaaggtgctgtgtgtattttttttggaggatctatggaaagtaatacaatataatatacataactatgtcttcagaggtgcataaagaccttacgtaatgaagcgttatgtttttatgacctacACAGTGGTTCCCCTTAcatgaaattcaccatgttgtttctacagtagccctaaacggacaaactgctctacagagcgtgtttcgtaaatacgttatctccttcggcaaagaaacaaaaacgtgacgacatcttagtgctgtgtcagccaccgtagtgcttcgaaagggagaggtgaggggtgaagtgagccgttggttgcaattcgcaacctcgccactagatgccgcaaaatgtcatacactggacctttaagtctgTACCTGTGCAAGAGAGAAATGATGCTGTTGGCCGTATTGGAGTCGAGGCCTGTGGTTGGCTCATCCAGGAACAGAAGACTAGGAGACGTAATGAGCTCCATTCCAATGCTACAACGCTTTCTTTCTCCTCCCGATACACCCCTTATAAACTCTGTACCAATCTGGAGGAAGGAGTAGAGAAAGTGAGGAGATTTATCTAACATGTAATGTGCCACAGGcaattttttctaaaaataatattttaaacaaactaaatgactaaatgtagaTAAGGtgtatttaagtcattttttacaaattgcatttctaatgtttttttaaataaatttattctatatgcaaaaaagaaaatgaattgatccaaaaagaaaaacacatttgtgaccAACCTTGGTGTTTGCGCAGTCCTCCAGCCCAAGCTCTCGGATGATGCCCTCCACTTTTTCTTTCTTATCAGCAGTAGAATACTGTTGCCTTGGCAACCGCAAATTTCCAGAGAATAAGAGATTCTCTCGTACAGTGAGAGTGCCCATCAGGACATCATCCTACaaaggagagacagacagacaacatTTTTAGACAGaaagcaaatgtaaaaaattaaatCAAGCAAATGAATGTGACCACCATGCAGCAGATGCTCTCATTTTGAGCAAAAGATTCAGGAATGAATCAGACAAAGACAGAATCCTGTGTTTcctgtttaaaatgattatattagattaacatttacataacgtaaatgtaaaatttgaTTCTCCAGAAAAGCAGAgtgtttttttaccttagtGGAACAATTACTGAAGAACTCAGCATGTACTGACCTGTACAACATAGGCAGACGTGAGCCGGAGTTCAGAGGTCACGACCATGTTGTCCACCAGAACTTGACCTGAACGCAAACCACGTGGATCTTTTCTTCCAGCGATCACGTCCAACAGCCTTCACACGCAGATCGTTATTAGAAATCAAGTTTGCTGAGTATGTTATGCATCGAAATAATTTTTGATGGGCGTCTTACGATGTTTTGCCACTTCCTGTCGCTCCCATGATTGCATTCAGTCCCGTTCTCATGATGCCACTGATATAAGCAGTAAGAAAACAACACTTCAGCGTTATTCATATTGTTAGTGTCAAATGCACTTAAAattcttaaataaatacatttatttattaaatatgacTGATACCctaatattacataaaaattaaatatatgtttgtgtgggtgtgtgtgtttaataaataataaatatagttttattcattatattgatacatttttacaatgaTTAAAAGTTTTACTAAAGTGGTTGCTGCATACGAAGACCTTACTAATCTAAACatctttttgtcatgttttcaataacattaggtccataaaaattataattataataataaacaataaagctaaaaccatttaaaaccaTTATACCATTCTTGTGCAAAAACTCTCAAATCAAACCAGAATTACCcaaaatgagctttattggcaaGTAAGAAATTATTTGTGGCATATTACTTTACCTGACATTTCTCAGGATATCTTTCTTCGGACCTCTCTTGCGGAAAAGTCCACGGTTTTCTCTAACACAGTAGTGAATGTTCTGGAATGTCAAAGTTGGACCAGGCACCTTTACATGCACCACTGTATCGTCACTCTCCCCAGGTGGGAACATTTTCATCTGACATACATCCATGGAGCTGGAAAGACTGAGGCAGGGGAACGTAAAGAAGAACTAAAAAGAGTCCTGCTGGTCTAGGTCTATAGTCGCCCCACCCTTTAAGTGCCTTTAATTATCCAAAGAGTTACATGATATCACTGTGTGAACTTTCCAAAGTCCTTTGATTAACATGTGCTGGTGCTACGTAACACGCTGCTATGTAACACTTGtgaacaacatataaaatggtaATTGGTCACACATTAAAGATTTTGTATGCggtatattttatgttaaattattgcattccctCTTACTAGATAAAATAGAGTTTTTGAGGTTATTGTTAGGGTGTTTCTATTGTTAGCCATTACAAAATAGCTTGCTTGAATATATCAAAAATTCCTGGTAATATTTGGAAAACCTGTAGCAATAATATATCGGTGTTACACTAAGACTAAATACTTCAACATTGGGACTCAACCctctataaaaataatataaaaatagtgcCGTCTAGTGGCCATTATAATTCTActataattaaaccaaaaaagcATTGCAAAGCGTCTCTAAACCTGTCTTTACTATTTGTAATAGGTTAAACGTGTACACACTAAAGGTTaattagtttaaataaaatcttccattatttgtatgtttacaAATCTTTCCTGCAGCCCGTTTGCGGCCACAACCACATGGTGACTATTAAAAACATCTtaatttttgacattttgaaatgaatgtgtttttagaTCAGCAATGTTACGAAATGAAGGTGATAAATTAATCCAAATATCAGTAGTTTGATGTATCTTTCATCAATGTTTAATTCAATTGAGGAATAATGATAAGGAAAATGATCCTCACACATTGTGAAAACGCATCATGTAtcacacaaaaggttcttcaactGTTTAATATTGTCacttaataaaattatttttttcactaaAGTTAGTCTAGCTCCTGTGATGTCAGTGGCctgaattttattttaaccatGCACGGATGCATTTTAGGTTATAATGAAGCTTAAGTGTCTTTATAGCATTTTGTCAAACAATGTCAGACTgtagtttaaatatatatattttcaaaatactttattatcaaATGGTTTTCATTACAAATCCCATTATGAAGCGTTAGCTGTTTACGATTAAAACCATAAGAAAATCCGTTGTAGGATACAAAACtaacacattaccagtagaaTTCCACATAGTTTATATTAAAGCcaatacaattaaatataatataaatataaacatcaataacatttttcagagttcatctgatttttttctttttttttcagctTTATTGTAGTGGCTTAATACATCTGTGTATATAGTTTGCTTTGCATTGTGTAAGGTTATGTTGCCCTCTGTAGGCCATCAAAGGTAATAACAACagactaaaaaaacaaaataatttctcTTTGTTGAGCAGTCGCCGACTTTAATGAACAAAAGGTAACCGGAAAACACTCTGCAAAAGCATTCAGTGCATGAATAGCGGCTCATTATCGCAGCTTGCGCAATCCCGCATTCCTACCCAGTGTACTTGAGGCCCAAGTATGCGGTGTAGCGCTTCACATAAATATGGGCGTGGTCTGCATTCATTGTTGGCCCGTGACAGATGACATACAGTTGACACATCTAATAAACAGTCGAGCCGGTGTCAACACGCCACGCCCCTGCGCTTCAACGGCCAACGAGAGTCGAGCGTCGAGCGTAACTCAGAGAGGCGGGGTTTGAGGGCAGGCAACGTTAAGTTGTTTTCATCGACTGTGTGGCGTCGCAGCCAGGTCGCTGTCGCTGAGAAGTGCACCGTTCGCTATGCAGACGTAAACTAACAGCTGTCGATGAGGCCGCCACCGACAAACGACCACGGTCGGGTTTAATCGTCACGGAGAACTTTTCAAAACGCACTTTACAGCATTATAGCAACGGTTTAACCGTTTTTGTGGCCATGGAGGAGAAGAAGGAGGAGGGGGAAGCGGAGATCCAGGAACACGGACCCGAGCACTGGTTCTCCAAATGGGAGCGGCAGTGCCTAGCCGAGGCCGAGCAGCAGGAACCGAGCGAGGAGGAAACCGAGCAGAGCCAACAAAAACTCTGGCACCTCTTCCAGAACTCCGCCACAGCCGTCGCGCAATTGTATAAAGGTGTGAAATTCATAACGTAGCGTCGCCATAGGAGGCTAACATGCTAATTGTGTCATACTGCCAAACAAAGGACACTAACTGATATGCTCAACGGTTAATCGTCGAGTTGAGTCTAATTTAATCTAGTTGAGAATATAAAaaggttttgttttgtaatgaaagCACACGTTTAGACTTTTATTtcagagttttttttattttatgtgtgtttgttttgaaggTCGGTGGCGTTTACGAGTTTAGCATCGATGCTAAGTTGCTATGGAGTGACATACTGGCGGATCAGTtcgtattttgtgttaataaagTCCAAAGATATCACGTTTTACACGTTCACACTCCTTAATAAGACATTGTATAGTCAATTTAGGCAGTTTTATTGATCTTTACTGATATTTTTAAACCTTTCCCGGCCGGTTGTCTATCCGCGAAACAAAATGGCGAAGTGCAGGGAGGAGTTCGTCTGGTGAAAATAACTCGATTTACTACCCGAAGCTTCTTTATTTTGAGTTCTCGCGTAGTGCTTGTGTAAACACAACAATTGTAGATACAGTACGTGCAATAAACGCATTAAAtatgctgttttataaaaacaataataatatgcGAAACAAAATGGCGAAGGCAGGATTAGCAGGCTAAGTTCAAAGATTGTGAGTTATTGTGTCAGCGCTGTAACGTTACACCGCCTTTGTGTTGTCTTGTCGATTTTTGTTTTCAACTAAATGTTGAATAAAGCTAGTATACGTTTAGAGtatcacaatatttttataGATGGGTTTAAACGGTACAGTCAGATAAACCAAAGCTACTCAACAAAATGGCGTAGAGTCTTCTGGCTACATATCACATTTAGTTCACATTTATAGACATCGTGTAATTAATGGCTGTGACTCAAAACTTAGTGTGCTGTCTATGTAGACAGCATTTCTAGGTATCCTAGACGCCTTTGACATCTTGTGATGTCCAAAAGTGCTTATGGGATGGCAGTTCACTGGGTTATTGAGACAAACCGTGTGAAGGGTTGTGAAGGTAACGAATATGTAAAGCTGAAGAGAGTTCAGTTTTCTTTTACAACAGCAGGCAAATATATGTTCTTTGGACAGGAAATAAAGTGCCTACACTTCAATGTAAACATTTCCTGAGCTTTCTGTTCACTCCCACAGATAGAGTATGTCAACAACAACAGGGGCTTTCCTTGTgggttccatttcaaaatgctgcCACTGCCGTTACTAATCTATATAAAGGTAAGTAAAAACGATTATTGCATGTAATGTGTGTTTAATCTGCTATTGCTTTAGTTTCCCCTTTTGTTTAGAATCTGTTGTATTGCAGTACACTGTATAGGTGAACATAAGAATGTCAAGGTTTTGCGTTGTTTTAACACATGGCACTGTTGGTATTTCCACATCACAAACTTATAGAAAAGCTTGCGTAAGATCGCTGTGAAGAGTTCACAATTTCAGCTTGTttcagcattttttatagatatCCAGGAGTGAAAACCTCAGCAACAGACTGTACAACAACACTGTCCATTaggtttacattacatttacatcaatGCATTTGGCAGGCGCTTTTACCAAAAGTGACTTGGAGTACATGCAGTCAAGTCTTGTTATGAGACGAACTTGTCCAAGTGGATTTTTGTGTTGGCTGGAAGGACGGTAACATGCAAACACACTCTAAAAAGCTGCATCTGTCAATTATGACTAAATGACTTGCATTTCTTTTCTAAAGCACTTATGCGAAGATACTAGTCAATAGCTATTTACATGAGTTGACTGGTCGGTTGTTTGAAAACTTTGTAGTTTTGTACTTCCTTGCTTAATGGCCTCATGTCAAGAAGACTTTAAGCAGCTGCCAGTATTTGTTAACTCGTTCACATGTTTAGAAACTACATGTCTGACTGATCAAAACGATCAGTTTCTTTTCCCAGATACAATCTGTCTGAACTGTAATAGTGGAAGTAGTTCTCATCGTTATGACTAATTCAGAATAGTTAAGTCGAAAGGAGCACCGTTGACTTATGTAATGTAGTCACTGCTGGTGTTGATAGCATGCTTCAGAAATGATTAGTTTGGTTGGGATAATGAATGGAGGATGTGAGATGTCATGGGTGATTTGTCACTTTATTAGGAGCTGTCAGGAACAGGGAGGTGTATACTGGACATGACTGCTTGCATATCAACTGATTTGGTATTTCTTTATTTGGTAGTTTGTACAAGCGGGTATGACAGGATGCGAGGGTGTTCAGTAGCCTTGAGAAGGGCATGAGTTGGATACATGTAGATGCAGTATGTTTCATTCTGTTCTCCGTTGTTGTGTATCTACCCGATTCATCTCTTAATCACAGTTAACAGCATGCACCAACATGCCTTTGAGAACATGCGTACGTTATTTATATGATGTTCTCATTGAGATGTTTTAGCACTTGGCTGTTAAATATCTGGTTGTGAGTAACGGGGCTAAGCATTTTCCCAGTAAAGGAGCGGTCACACCGCACATTCGTGCTCCACTGCCTTTGTTTATACAGATGGGTACGTGGGAGACCGGAAGTGCAAGCGAATGTGAAAACGCGTCCATTCTACTGCGTAGGAAAGTCCAAGTTTGGTGAACCCTGACCCTCGGTGTGTCCGAAGTCTTGGAGTCTACTGTGATTGTTGATCTTTTATTTctcataaataacaaataagatACTTTTTCTTGTATCATTTCATGCATTTAAgctttaaacaaatgttttccaTCTCAAGCAAAGCAGACTTTATTTTGGTCCAGGTACAGCCTGAAAGAAAGTGTAACATGTATCAAGGCATTTTAGTTGTTGCCTGTTACagattttaaattgaaaataatcTGGAAAAAACAACAGTGCAGCTGTTAATGAGGAGGTGATGCTGAAAGAATTTAATGTATGGAAATGAATTGTGTTAAAAACATGCAGTTTTGTTAGATGTTATAGATGTGTCCTTTGCATATTGACATTATTaaacactagggatgtaacgattcactcagctcacgatgcgatgcgatttactcatgatttatttttacaaaatgagttgaaacaaattagaaatgaacaacttcccttgcattatttcttaaatgcttcgcgtttctttgtataataaaataatgttttatttcaaataacaaaactaaactgcaattttataacaacttaataatagaaaaactctctttaatataaacaaactaatactgtctgagcttttcttggatttttttgcatttaagaaatatcagcatgtccacgtttagatttgcagtgaaaatagcggcccctgctgttcaaaaaatgtattgcgattcggTTCACACCTCacccgatttgaatcgtcactcattataacagattttcaaccggctcacggtgaatcgttacatccctattaaaCACATCTCATTGTCATAAATAGTTAAACTAAGTTTTTCCTTCACATAAATACGTGCTGTGCTTTGTGTGAGTGGCAGCCTTTGAATTTAGGGGACATTGAGTTAAGGAAGTGATGTATCATTGGGCGTACACCGCAAGGAAGCATTGATAAGGTTTTGTAGCGTATGATTTTTTGTCTTCCAGAGAGCGTTGATGCCCATCAGCGCAGTTATGAGCTGGGTATCCAGATCGGTCATCAGCGACGGAACAAAGACGTCCTGGCATGGGTGAAGAAAAGGAGGCGGACGATTCGACGTGAGGATCTCATCAGCTTCCTCTGTGGTAAAGCCCCACCGCCACGGAGCTCCAGAGCTCCTCCAAGACTGACGATGGTGTCGCCAAGCCGACCCGCATCCTCGGAGACAAGTTCTTCTGTAGAAACCGATCTGCAGCCCTTCAGGGAGGCCATTGCGCTTCATGGTGAGGACACTTAGTTCTTTGGTGTAGTGCTGTGAAATTGAAATGTTCACACTATAAGAATATAAAAGTATAACGGAAGTTGCGTTACAACATTTGACACATGAAACTAGATTCCTCTGAGACTTGttaatgtgtttattatttGGTGGTTTCATGCTTTGGTCTAGTTGAATTGCGTATCATGTACTATTGCAAACTAAAGCAAAGACCTAATCATTTTTTCTAGGTTATTCATTTTAACCCTGCTTGAAACATCGAATAGCATTTTGCCTTTTGTCTACATGGCATTGTCAAGGGTTGTATCAATTAATACTTCAATCATTAACGCTGTGTCttggtttctgtgtttttaaggtCTAAGCGGAGCAATGGCGAGTATCAGTATGCGCTCTGGACCCCCTGGTTCACCTACACACCTGAGCGCTAGCTCTGCCCCCAGCCGTCGCAGAAACGGCCTTCATGATGTGGACCTCAACACTTTCATTGCCGAGGAGATGGCGCTGCACCTCGACAACGGAAATCGGAAACGAAGCTCCGCCCAGTGCAATGATGTCATTACAGACTCGCCCACTCACAAACGCAATAGGCTGATCTGAGCTCTTAAGAAAAACGACTGCGAAGTGAGAAAATGCCACTCCTCACTCATCCTCGCATCTTTATTCAGGCCAGGAAATGAAAGCAACCAGTAACAGTGCTCACCACAGCCCAGCACATTCTCGGATTGGTCACAAGAGCCCAGTGAGGTCATCAGTGGGAGGCGGTGCTCAGTGCAGAGGCCTAAGTGCCCTTCCATAGGATTCTgttgacaaacacacaacaccgTTCACTATATTGTTGTGTGAGTTGactgtttgtgtgcgtgtaagATTTGTGTTAAAGGCTGAACTGACACGATTGAACGcaggaacaagaaaaacatCATTGTGTGCATGTTCGCAATATATTGAGCTACATATGttcaattgtgtgtgtgtgtgtgttttactgtaTGGGAGTACatgtctgatgtgtgtgtgagggtgCGAATGGTCAGTTTTGTGTTGGTGTGTTTGCGTGTGGTACCTGCCTCTTCCTCCAGCATCTGTCACTGCCCCAGCTCTCAGTTACCACACTGCGGCATCAAAAGcaacaagttttattttttaatattattgacGATGTTATTCATAATTTTCGTTTGCCTTCGTTTAATTCTGCTCCAGTAGCAGGCACAAGTGCTGCGATAGCCATACGTCTGCTGTCATGCACATCTTATTTTTCTTCAATACTTCAGTTTCTCAGCATTCTTCCAGAGCATCTCATTCTCTTTTTCATTCATCCTGTTTTCACACACT
This sequence is a window from Triplophysa rosa linkage group LG4, Trosa_1v2, whole genome shotgun sequence. Protein-coding genes within it:
- the abcg2b gene encoding broad substrate specificity ATP-binding cassette transporter ABCG2b, translated to MDVCQMKMFPPGESDDTVVHVKVPGPTLTFQNIHYCVRENRGLFRKRGPKKDILRNVSGIMRTGLNAIMGATGSGKTSLLDVIAGRKDPRGLRSGQVLVDNMVVTSELRLTSAYVVQDDVLMGTLTVRENLLFSGNLRLPRQQYSTADKKEKVEGIIRELGLEDCANTKIGTEFIRGVSGGERKRCSIGMELITSPSLLFLDEPTTGLDSNTANSIISLLHRLSRGGRTIIFSIHQPRYSIFRLFDHLTLLHKGEMVYAGPSSKAIGYFQSLGYTCEAFNNPADFFLDITNGETSCSMPTEKSLAELYKESQFCNAVAEELKSTTGPLVPSFETNRKASSYVTSFFYQLKVVGWRTALNIIRNPQTSYAQLGMNIVFALLIGLIYYQMPKTLPEALQNRIGAFFFLIINMVFGNLSAVELFINERAIFVHENSGGYYRTSVYFLSKVFVDLLPNRIVPVFVFACIAYYMMGLKPAFTAFLCFALTLSMVSLAGVSLAFLVSASVSSFSIANVLIALPFILMMVFGGFLVNLNSMLNWLSWLKWASIFKYGLDAVTINEMKGQVFYSGNATLTGEMYLRSQGIDYSVWGFWQNQVALLGIILVCITLAYIQLRRINRWK
- the hapstr1b gene encoding HUWE1-associated protein modifying stress responses, which gives rise to MEEKKEEGEAEIQEHGPEHWFSKWERQCLAEAEQQEPSEEETEQSQQKLWHLFQNSATAVAQLYKDRVCQQQQGLSLWVPFQNAATAVTNLYKESVDAHQRSYELGIQIGHQRRNKDVLAWVKKRRRTIRREDLISFLCGKAPPPRSSRAPPRLTMVSPSRPASSETSSSVETDLQPFREAIALHGLSGAMASISMRSGPPGSPTHLSASSAPSRRRNGLHDVDLNTFIAEEMALHLDNGNRKRSSAQCNDVITDSPTHKRNRLI